The following proteins are co-located in the Rattus norvegicus strain BN/NHsdMcwi chromosome 19, GRCr8, whole genome shotgun sequence genome:
- the LOC134478811 gene encoding uncharacterized protein LOC134478811 isoform X7, which yields MFSHLRKLFGRGNVDCGEIKVKESSLSSLSNDGQRQHFWGMWKAGRETSTPETALSEKQAKKERQRLIRELQLITEERNDLRDRLRFLTERSMKNSTQDLQASDSSVSASTWSKPGAQLS from the exons atgttttcccatcTTCGCAAgctttttgggagggggaacgtcgattgtggagagattaaagtgaaggagtctagcctttcgtctctaagtaatgatggacaaagacagcacttctggggaatgtgga aggctgggagagaaacatcaacccctgaaactgccctaagcgagaagcaggccaagaaggaaaggCAGAGGCTGATTagagagctgcagctcattaccgaggagagaaatgacctgagagatcgcctgaggtttctgacagagagatctatgaaaaacag cacacaagaCTTACAAGCATCAGatagttctgtaagcgcatccacatggagtaagccgggtgcacagcttagttaa